ATAGCCATAAGATAATTCTCCCCATTGGCTATGGACTTTAGTGCTCTCATTCACCCATCTTGAAGATATTGTTTGCGGATTACCCCATTTGCCACGGTTTAAGTACAGCCGGCCTACTTTGGCTATATCTCTCGTCGTCAAAGTCAACCCCCAACCTGATGTGTTTGTGCCAGTGGGATCGACTACCCAACCATTCATATATTTATTCTTCAAGAAAGCAAAATGCTCCTCCTTACCCTGTATCCTAAAGCTTTTGGGAGCCTGTATATGCAGAGGTTTGAAAAGGTGTTCGTTGGCAAACTCTAGAAGAGATTTTCCGGTGGCTTCTTTAAGAATCCCAGATAAAACTTGCAGGCCAACCGTGGTATATTTGAAATCTTCACTTAATGATTTACCTCCCAATAAATCCAGGGTGGCCTTTGTCCAATCTTCGCTCGAGTACACCTTGGTATACGGTTCATACTTGAACTTGAAAGGAGCGGTCATGGTTAGTAAGTGCTCAATCGTCACTTTCTGAATTGTCTTTTCTCTTTTTTTGACCTCGTACCCAGGAAAGAAATCTAATACCTTTTGCCCTACATCCTGAATTAATCCTTGGTCTATGGCAATTCCCACCAAGACCGATACGATACTTTTGGTGACCGATGCTACATGAATCGTATCAGTTTGATTGTACCCATGAAAGTGATGCTCATATGTTGTTTCCCTACTGTCTTGAATGACAATTCCTGCGATGTTATCATAATCGCTTTGTATCAGTTCAACTAATTCATTGGGTAGCGTCTTAATCATCTCCACTATCGAGTGTTTTAGATGTTAATTCTGCTTTCTTATTGCAACTCTAAAATAGCCCGCTCCAATACTTCATCGGTCGTCAAATCATCCCAGTCAAAAAGAGCGGGTACATCGGGTGGGACACCGTTTTCAAATTCGGGGTTCAAATTCAAATCAAGGGCCTGGGTAATAGAGAAGCGATAGGTCCAACCGTTGGGTAATTGACCACCATTGGGTAATCCTAGTCCGCCACCAGTAGTGTCGCCCACCAATATAACGTTGGACAGTGCCTTGGTAGCTAGTGAAGTAAATGAACCGGCACTGTACGTGGCTCGGTCTACCAGAACTGCTACTTTTTTTGCATAACGAATGCCGTCGTAAGGTTTTACGCGAGCCGCTTCGGGTTCGGAAAAATCATCTCGGCCAGGACCGTTTTTGATACGAGAATAATATACAATCGTTTCTTCTTCTACCAGTCGCTCTAAAAGATTAAATATATCGGTGACACTTCCACCTCCATTCTCTCTCAAATCCAAAATCAACCCTTTAGTATCGGCATAACGTTCCAAGATAAAATCTAGGTTATCATTATCCACCGTTCCCGCAAAGGCAGGAAGCCGAACGTATCCGATTGCTTCATTATTTAAGAAATCATGAATAAAAGGACCGGAGACGTAGAAATCTTGCCCGATGTAATGATCAACCACAATTCGTTCGTCAAAATTATCTTGCCCTAGATAGCGTGTACCAAACCGGGAGATATTAAAGGGAGACACCAATCCGGTGTGGTCGTCGCGTAATTCAGCAAGCATGTCCCCCAGTACACTGAACAAGCTATCCTCCGACATGCCCTCAGAGATCTTGGCCGAATATTCTTTCCGAACGGCATCCCAATCAATATCTTTCAGCGCAAAGTAGGCGTATTTTTCTTTGCATTCCGTCCAAAGGTAATCGAAGTTTTCCATTGGACTGGTACTGGCTACGTCATCTTCAAAAAACGCCTCTTCACAAGCGGTGAAAACCAGCATTACTGGGACAAAGAATAAGATTATATTTTTCATTTTACTGGTTATTAGTGTTGAACAAAAGAGCAAATTTCAAGGTATGATTAGCCATTTCAAACCGATCTAAGTCACCACCGGTATGGTAGGTATCCCAGATATACGAAATTTGAAGAGCGTTTTTATTGCGTAGATAGCGAGTGTAATCCAGCCCAGTACTTGCCCGAAAACCCGAGACATTCAATTCATAATTTTCAAAAGTATTAGGTTCATTTACTTCGGTACCTTGCCCGGGATAATAAATATACCCATTCCGGTAAGCGGCATTAATGATTCCCGTATTTACCCGAAGTGATAGATTTTGTCGCCTTGCATTTTTCGCTGATCCGCTCATTTCCTTGGTTAGTTTGAAAGAAAAGAACAGTGTAGGAAATGCCTCTAAACCCAAGGCATTATTTCCCAGCTTGGGATTAGCTCTAAGGTTGCCAGTAGTATTAAACATCCCCCCTACTTTAGTGGTGAAGTTACTATTACTCCAAGCACCTACTTGGTATAATTGGGAATAAAAAAGCTCGAACCGATTGAAATTACTGCTCGTCGCGTTTTCATTAAAGTCGGTCTTAGGATTACCGAAGCTGTAGGTCAATGCTGCTTCGGATTCTCGGTAGCGATCGGCTTTTAGCCACGATGCCCCTACGTAGGTAGTCCAACCCTCATAGAATAAAGGCGAAGTGGCAAAATCCCTAAATTTTATCCGGTTGGTACCAACATTGACCCCAATGTACGCGGGCCGTAGTTTGCGGCGTTCCTTCTTAGATAAACCGGACCTTTCACTTGGTCTGCCGGGTACGGTGGTTTGCGCGCTACTAGTAAGCACCCATCCTCCGCTTAATACCAGCACCAACAAAAGGTGCCGAATCGTTTT
This region of Tunicatimonas pelagia genomic DNA includes:
- a CDS encoding serine hydrolase domain-containing protein, translating into MIKTLPNELVELIQSDYDNIAGIVIQDSRETTYEHHFHGYNQTDTIHVASVTKSIVSVLVGIAIDQGLIQDVGQKVLDFFPGYEVKKREKTIQKVTIEHLLTMTAPFKFKYEPYTKVYSSEDWTKATLDLLGGKSLSEDFKYTTVGLQVLSGILKEATGKSLLEFANEHLFKPLHIQAPKSFRIQGKEEHFAFLKNKYMNGWVVDPTGTNTSGWGLTLTTRDIAKVGRLYLNRGKWGNPQTISSRWVNESTKVHSQWGELSYGYLWWIIGTNCFAAIGDGGNMIYVDSERGIVVAITSCFKPRAKDRIELIENHIIPRLKK
- a CDS encoding S41 family peptidase, whose product is MKNIILFFVPVMLVFTACEEAFFEDDVASTSPMENFDYLWTECKEKYAYFALKDIDWDAVRKEYSAKISEGMSEDSLFSVLGDMLAELRDDHTGLVSPFNISRFGTRYLGQDNFDERIVVDHYIGQDFYVSGPFIHDFLNNEAIGYVRLPAFAGTVDNDNLDFILERYADTKGLILDLRENGGGSVTDIFNLLERLVEEETIVYYSRIKNGPGRDDFSEPEAARVKPYDGIRYAKKVAVLVDRATYSAGSFTSLATKALSNVILVGDTTGGGLGLPNGGQLPNGWTYRFSITQALDLNLNPEFENGVPPDVPALFDWDDLTTDEVLERAILELQ